The Antechinus flavipes isolate AdamAnt ecotype Samford, QLD, Australia chromosome 4, AdamAnt_v2, whole genome shotgun sequence genomic interval AACCTAAATTATCATCCAATAGGCATCTATCTTATTAAGCACAAGGGACTTTATCAAATGTCTTTTGGAATTCCTTCAAACTAAGCACATCATACACAGCAAAAGCCATGCAATAAAGGTTTATTAATGTAAATTACAAGGTTTCAATTAAGCTCAAGAAGTTCTTTCTCCTCTGGGAGATTTATAGCAAGTGATGAATACAAGTAGTTGAAAATTCCAAATCagatttacaaaaacaaaacatataccAACTATGGcaatgtaaaaaaaacaaaacaaaacaaaaaaaaccatggCCATAAAAAGCACTTACATACAAGCAGAACAATAGACATTATACAACCtggttaaaattaaaatgagccCAGCTTTCTGTTATTCTAATAAATCAATGGTGAGTTCCAAAAGTAGATCTGGAAACACTTTTTTTCTGTCACTTTGCTTTAAGTTACTGGggaatataatttttcctttgggTTTATTAGCTCCATTAAAGCAAAATTTCAGTTACCACCCCCAACACaagtttttttctcaaaaatatttttctttcaaagcaAGGTTCTctgataaagttttttttcttgaacatagagggaattgagtcaaatttataaaaaattagagCCATGCcacatttgataaatgatcaaaagatatgacctgtgcccaaagggctataaagtcACGCATAaactttgacctaacaacaccactactTGCCATGAATACCAAaagggattgaaaaaaaaaaaagaaaaaacaaaaaatattcacagcaacTCTCTacttgaggtaaaaaaaaaaaaaatggaaattgagggtttgcccattaattggggaatagctcaaTAAACTCTGttgtgtttatgatggaatatttttgttctatagaaaatgagcaggacactctcaggaaaaaaaacaaaaaacaacaacctgaaaagtcctccatgaattcaaattgaaatatatCGTATGCTAAGTAATAGTAATGTTCCAGGATGATCAGCTGTTAATGACTTTAATattctcagcagaataatcatccacaactactctgaaggacttatgatgaaaatccTATCCTTATCcagaaaagaaactgattatgtctgaatacaaactcaagcattctctctttctctgtatctctctccctccctctctgtctgtctcttctctctctttctctcttccttaattttttttgaggatttttattttcattagggtaggacatctattttttccctccacaacttaacttttatggaaatgttttgcataacttcacaagtagtttcttaattgtgggtggggaaaagggagagaatctagaactcaataattttaaaagcaaatgtaaaaaaattttttttgttttgaatggaactagggaaaaatgttaaataaataaaacaaaaaaaatttttttggaaatgatCTCTAACACTACAATAATTGTATTCTGCATTCTATCCCAATTAGGAGATACTTAAAATAATAGACcccatttttagaaatttgacatTTGGCTTAGAAATGTGTACCAATTAATGTAAAACTAGAAGAATGGGTTTGATATACGGAAAATGCATCAGATATTAATGAGGAGAACTAAGAACTGCAAGTATTTTATAACACACATACATGTTGTTAAAAATGGAACTAAATGCAAATTAACATTTGATACTGTCAACatgaatgaatataatgaatcCTATAGAAGATAACAAGAAGATAACAAacttgttggggggggggggttaactGAAATTTTGCTTTAATGGAGTTGATAAACCCAAAAGACAAATTATATTCCCCAGTAACTTAAAGCAAAGTcacagaaaaaaagtatttccagATCTACTTTTATATAGGCAGAGGAGAGacatgaaattaggaagacctaggAGCATTGCCTACCTCTGAATTCATATATGAACAGAGGCAAATGGCTTAAATGCTTTGAACTTGATTTCCCTATAtttgaaatggggataaaatgaTTGGGAGACAGCaaggtttaaaagaaaaatcatgattgCTTCAAAAGTTCTGAGTGTTGACACCTAATACCTGAGTGGCTTTGGTCAAGTAACTTATTTTTGCTGTATTTCAGTCTCATCATCTGAATGGGtaagactagatgacttctaaggttcttttcagttctaTATCGCTAATCCTATTCAGCAAAAATATTTGTCAGACAggataatgcaaaatgaaatccAAAATAATGGAACATGTAATcagcaagaaataagaaaataaaaaatgaaaatgaaactgaTTCAATGTTGGGAATCTCAAAAAGAAAGATACTTTGGGTGAAatatcaattagaaaatatttttttttccaagagattGAACTGCATGTTTCTTGATTCATAAGCAAGTCTGTCTTATCAGTCCCTCCCCTATCATAATGAGGCTTGCTAGCTTAAAGAATGAATACTGATATCATTCTAAATGGTAAtgaaatggggcagctaggtggcacaataaatagagtaccagcccagaagtcaggaggacccgagttcaaatctgttctcagatacttaatacttcctagctgtgtgaccctgggcaagtcacttaaccccaactgccccagcaaaaataaacaaatgaatggtAATGAAATGATGACAGGACATTGTACTGCTTCTTTTTAATAAACAATTCACATCAACTTAGGTAGTGGATCCAATTGTCAGCAGTTATATTAAAACTGAGAAAAGCAAAGACCAATTTAAggaacataattaaaaaaaaaaaacaccacaaaacCCACTCTTTCAAAActacatatttttgtttcttattagtaaatgaaaaaaaaaaaagcctactttCCCTCTAATTTGCATTGATAGACTCATTTATGCAAGTCCATGAAAAGTCACACAATCAACAACCAAAGCAGTATTCTGGACCTTTCTATGTGTGTACCTCTGTGGTACAATACTACAACTTgagaaatatttatctatttttctacatCTGTACTTTCATCTGAGTAGGCAGCTCCTGGTGAGTAAACCCCCTCTATTAATGCATAAAACCACTATTCTGCAACTTAGACATTAAAAGTCAGATCCATAAAAAGTGCCTAACAACATAAAGGGCacatatttatcaaataaatGATACAGctgaaaaattaacaaataaagagTTCATGAATGATAGAAGATTAATGTGGTGGTTGTCTTTTGTGAAGGAATTCAATAGCCTAGAAGTAGGAGGACATAGCTAAGGATTCTCACATATTTCTCCAAAGCAGGagtttttaactatttttgtgtCAGAGATCCTTCTGGGAATCTGATGAATAGAGCCTATGCATCTCTTTTCagagtttttaaatgcatgaaataaaaaggattataaaagaaatcaattatattaaagttCAATTattgaagcattaaaaaaaaaaaaaaaagagttcacgGACTCCCAAGTAAGAACCCTTGTTTTGGAGGAATAGGACAACATCTTAGCTTTTTTTCCCAAAGACAGGCAGCCGGGATTGTATCTAATTCAGAAAGTTATCAATTATTTGTTACATACTGTTAGTAGTTAACAGTTATCAGAGACTATTCTCTTTGAGTAAACTGAGTCCCCCTCATTATGAGTTAGAACACGAAGGCGGCTCCTAACTGCCAGTCCAAGGAATCCTGGCTTCAGGGGAGCATGCAGAGCACACAAAAAGAAAAGGCTATCAGTTATTCACTTCctgtttattttcaaaccatGCTGACTACACTCTGGTCAACTTCCTCATCACCCTTTCACCAGAACCTGGCTCTGGCCCTTGCACTCTAGGCTCTGAGAGTAAACTTTCACTTTAGGGTCAGCTAGCTGATGCAGAAGATAAAGGCTTGAGCCTGCAGTCAAGAACACCACAGTTTAAATATAGCATCATTCACTTGCTATAAGACCCAGGATAACTAAACTATTTGTCTGCGATATCTCAGGGACTGCtctaagtgctacataaatgtgatttcatttgatctttaggtcaaggtaggtgctgttattatccccattttacagatgagcaaagtaAGAAACATAGTTTGTCCAGGtgtacacagctaataagcatctgaggcttgacttcaagcccagtactctattgaGACACTGGCTGTATTcagttcaataaaaaataaacaagacaacttataaaagaaatttaaaaatatacagaacAAGCCATTTTTTTCCACAGTGGGAAAAATCTGTCAGCATTTGTATTTTAGCTTAGAATTGATAGCTAGAGGACTGATGTTAATTTGGCCAATGTATAAAAGGTGGTTTCCACACAAAAAGGCTgacttaaaaattaattgatatgACAAAATAGTTGATGTCATCTAAATTTTCACTCTTCCCCAGGGTCTAGAGACTGTGCTCTAGACACAGAAGACAATTAATATAGTGCTTTTGATGAGTAAGATAAATTAGTATaagctatgtatatatatatataataagctatattatataagctatatatatattttgctctgAAACAACTAGTTAGTTCAGCGTATAATCCAGTCAAGTCAGTCTTCAATTCCATTTCCTTAGACTTTACCTCTTGAAGCTTCAATTTCCTCTCCTATGAATAGAGGCTGGAAGATTAGATGACCCCACCCCTTAGGTCTCTATACTCCATAAACTCCACACGTGTGGAGCTTACTATATTAGTATAATAAGAGCAATTTACATTGATATAGCATTCATACAGATTTACAAGGCACTGTTTGTCATACTTTACTCCACTCTAGGCACTCGGCCTCACTTAGCACTTTCTTATTCTCCACCCATGATGGCTGCACAGAGAGCATGATTTCATGGATTGCTTCACAATTCAGccgaaattttcatttctttttgtgagTCTGGTTAATACCCTCCctgaattggaaaaaagtaaTTTAGGGATTTGCTTCAACAAATCTGCACTGGGTTgcatagaaacaaatataaatgagAGTGAAGAGTATCAAAATAATTTATCGTTTACTCTGATTAATTAtgccaagaaaaactccaaaagaaaattattcctgGAAAATCAACTATAAATAGTAAATGAAGGaaactaagaattaaaaaaaaaagaagcttatgTCCTACTTTAGCAGCAATTAAGGTTTAAATGTTACTGGAATCTTGGGGAGAAAAGTATTTCAAACAATATTATAACCAATGTAATTATTTGTTTGCCTTTAATCTTGGCTTACTGAAAGTACTATGCAGAGTAGTTTTATGGTTTTACCTAGAATTCTATCATTATCAACAGTAGACAAAACAAGCCCAGAatcaattaaaaggaaagaatgaaactTAACAaagacttaggaaaaaaaaaaaaggctcttcaGTAGGTATGGCTATTTTCTAAAAGAAGGTTACTTTTTTGTTTGAACTTGTTTCACTGAAGAGAGTTttatttctttaggaaaaaatcTGAATCTGAATTACTTATTGTGCTAATGGGGTAGGTGGTCCAAGTCATTGAGTATTACTGTGCTTGTCCTTAAAACACTATGTTTATTAAAATCAGAATGGAACCTTGTTTCTAATACActgcattttaatattttcaaactactttttaaaaattttttttaaattaagattcaAAATGGAATATActaaattttatcttctatatgaaaaggaaagaaaagactttaatgaaaagatattattaaaagcTAATTGGAGAATAATTCTTATGTGCTGAACTTTTTTTTACTACCATATATAAGTcctatttattaaagatttttcctagtaattaaaaaatataactcAACTATATCTAGAGACCAGTAATTTCCttgaatttcaaaaaaatcattattaaaaacaatttttggcaTGTATGTAGGGCACATAttaatagatgtttgttaattgatttatGGTATTAAGATTTAAGTCCTAATacctgaaattaaattaaaattattgtgTCTAGGACAAGTGCTCTTAATTAACATTATAGTTAaaaatgtgtgcatatgtatgtataaataaattgatcttaaaatatcatttatttctaattctgaTCTTTGGTATTAAATCTCTCAGATTTACCTCTGCGATCTCTATCCTTTTTGCAAGATCATCAAGTGAAAGGCAGCTCTCATCGGAAGGCAGAGATTCCTGTAGACTATAAGATGCTTCTTCAGGTGAAAGATCTTGAAGGGTGTCAGAGTCCTCCTGATTTTCTTCATATGGAAGACAAGGTTCACTGTCTTTTAGGCATCCTTCTAAAAGCTTATTCAAgtaatcttttgtttctttactgacttcctcctcatcctcctcttcttcctcctcttctctccattcctctGATCCTAGATGTAGTTCGGGATCCTCCAAGTCAGATGTTCTATTATCTTCACAATGCACATTTTGTGGTGGTAATTTTCCATCACTATCTGTAAGATCGGGTTGCTGCTGATTTAATGcactatttttatattcttctctcGTAGTAACATCAGGGGTGTCCTGGGGTTGCCATTGGAGTCCATTTCCTTCAGCCTGTAAATTTTCATCTTCAGGATTCAGAGAAAGAGGTATATGTTCACTGCTGGATAAAATCAAGGGATCTACCATTGATAATCCAGGAATCAGCTCCTTGGGTGCTTCAGcaattccttccctttttgctaCATCCTCATGGCCTTCTGTCTCACCCAGTGGTAAGCAGCTATCCTCTTTACTTGAATTCTCAGAAGAATCAGAACCAGGCCTGCTGCCCACTGTCTCTGAGGGCTGGGTGTGTAACTCCAGTGTTGATTCAACCCTGCCCTCCTGCTCCTCCATGTGGTCTTTGCTGGCACTTACTGGAAGACTGACTGCCTCCAGCTCATCAATCTGATTACCGGACAagctcctctctcccttttcttctttatgcTCGTGTTGTTTCCTTGGTTCAATGCCAGTATAAGTTTCATtttctaaagacaaaaaaaaaatcttaatttgaaaattgaaaatttataGGTGAACAAAGATAAGAAAGAACATTTATCGATGGGATCTCTTGCAAGGTAAGAGTAACCAAAATTTATTTCCTAATCAATGTATTTGCAAACAGaactaaatatatttcattcaaaaCCATTTTAAAAGCAATTCATGAAAATGATTGGTGCACTGTGAAGCCTCCGACCTGGAGTTGGGAAGGCTCctctttgagttcaaatatggtctcagacacttaacagctgtTTAACCCTaaacaagacacttaacctttaatataacatataatccTATCCATTGTTGACTACAGTCAGCTACTAGTTGTGGATTTTGCAttgaaaatgaatgttatttAGATCTTTAGAAACTTTGGATCCTAAACCTCAAAATAGACAGATCCATGATCtctaatcattaattttttttctttagtagaaaaaatattatttggaaaatataataatagctgaccTGTTTTtctaatagaaaacaaaaaacagacaaCTGTTCATGATATGGAGTCAAAGATCTTAAACATTAGCTTTACatactatttgaaaaatactaatagccttttattttcaaaatatatgcaaagataattttcaacattcacctttgcaaaatcttgtgttccaaatttttctacctccatTCTCTGCACCCCCTTCCCTaaacatcaagtaatccaatatatgttaaacatgtgcaattcttctatacatatttctacattttacatataaaatttaaacaCAAAATTTATAAGAGGTAACAGAATAAAACCAAcaaattaaaagtatattttaaaaaaaggaaaaaactatattTATTAAGATAGCTATTTTGGCATGacatattcctcttttttttttgagctttgtagatattgtgggtttttttatttaaaacaaattgaaAGTTTTTGGCAACTGTACTAAGCCCTGTCTATCAGGGCCAGTTTTCCAACAGGATGTGCTCACACTGtgtctctgtgtcacattttaTTAACTGTcacaatattttaaactttttcattctGATTTTGTCTTTTATGGTGATCTATAATGGTGATCTACTGTAATAGTTTTGGAGCACTATAAACTGTGCCCATATAAAATGGTAAACTTAATTGGGCATATGTTCTGACTGCTTCATTGGctattcccctcctttctccctagCTCTTGGGGGGCTTTCCTATTCCCTGAAATACAACAGTATCAGAATTAGGCCCATTAAAAATCCTACAATGTCTTTTAGGTATTCAGGTGAAAGGAAAAATCAATCAACGGGGcaaacttcatttttgtcttattttaagaagcTATCACAGTCACCCCAATCTCAAGCATCCACCACCCTCAAACCAAGACTCTCTACCAGCAAAAGAATTATAAACCAGTGAAGGTTGAGATGGTTagcatttttagcaataaagtatttttaaattaagatatgTACATTATATTCCTACACCTAATACTATTGTACATTTAACAGAAAATAGCCTAGTATAATATAACTTTTACATGCACTGGGAAACTACAAAATTTGTGTGACTTGCTTTATTGCCATATTCTTTTAATTGCAGTAGTTTAGAACTTAATCTGCAATATCTTCAAGGTATGtctacatacaaaatataaaatatggaaatgtCTACAGATTGAAAGATTATCAGGTAAAAATCTATTATAACAGGCTGAAAAAACCAATAGCTAacaatttaaagtttgcaaattgctttgtagatattatcccatttgatcctctcaacaaccccGTGAGGTAGGTGTCAtcattttagaattgagaaaactgagtcacacaatagttaagttatttgcccaggattacacaattagtatttgaatttgaactcaggtcttcctgactcagaccAACATGTTATCCACTGAGGCAGCTAGCAGAACTGGCAGCTTTCTAAGTATTGACTGGTCCTAGATTTAATATCCTAGATATTAAATTCCTTTGgggaaaaatgttatccatatatCAATAATTTAATAGTAGAAGTAAAAGCCTGCTTTGTTATCTTAGGCAACAGGAAGATTTGCCTGGGAAAATGAAAGGTTTAGGTGCTAAGTATGGCAAATTTAAAACAAGCTACTTATACTAGGATACCTGACTCTTCCAAGGCAAAGATAACTTTGTTTTCTGTGGTTAAAGAGTACAATATAACTGTGTAAGAAAAGCAAACAGTTGTGGTTTCACAACCTcaacatttaaaataaacttgTCTTCTATTATCAAGTGAAGGCAAATTTCTTAGTGAATATAACTGATTACTGGTCTGATATTTTTCAAGTGATTAACCACTGTTAGAAGTTG includes:
- the CNST gene encoding consortin isoform X2, with the translated sequence MEEKIVSLSTHAGGEESAVESNANYQPKEHTQVLQSLFSLIRGEFEQLDSRILPLCLHQIAETYFQEEDYEKAMKFIQLERLYHEQLLANLSSIQEQWEAKWKTAEPHVITSLRNSEKGLNGEEFERLAKLCTTHQEPLLSKHKILPTEKSLEEICFMPLMVIRDLEERGATAKKSENETYTGIEPRKQHEHKEEKGERSLSGNQIDELEAVSLPVSASKDHMEEQEGRVESTLELHTQPSETVGSRPGSDSSENSSKEDSCLPLGETEGHEDVAKREGIAEAPKELIPGLSMVDPLILSSSEHIPLSLNPEDENLQAEGNGLQWQPQDTPDVTTREEYKNSALNQQQPDLTDSDGKLPPQNVHCEDNRTSDLEDPELHLGSEEWREEEEEEEDEEEVSKETKDYLNKLLEGCLKDSEPCLPYEENQEDSDTLQDLSPEEASYSLQESLPSDESCLSLDDLAKRIEIAEVVPTEGLVSILKKRNSEGNQLSQMQQKSSKRRVRFQEMEDSLDQDEVGGGSCLLLVLLCIVTVFLSVGGTALYCTFGDVESPVCTDFAANMDFYYSKLLQGITELKHRISFS